The following proteins are co-located in the Micromonospora coriariae genome:
- a CDS encoding SRPBCC domain-containing protein encodes MEQGSIERDIHVDASPEVVFEVISRPEHMREWWPDDARFEPVAGAPGKLVWRDGDTGETTTVALAVVEVDPPKRFSFRWCYSDPARTGQSLLVTFELLPTGTGTRIRMTETGFREMGWEVALLEQQYQDHVSGWDHYIPALGRYVARLVSTS; translated from the coding sequence ATGGAACAGGGATCGATCGAGCGCGACATCCATGTCGACGCTTCACCCGAGGTGGTCTTCGAGGTGATCAGTCGGCCGGAGCACATGCGGGAATGGTGGCCTGACGACGCACGGTTCGAGCCGGTCGCGGGCGCGCCCGGCAAGCTCGTGTGGCGTGACGGCGACACCGGCGAGACGACGACCGTCGCGCTCGCCGTCGTCGAGGTCGACCCGCCGAAGCGATTCTCCTTCCGGTGGTGCTACTCGGACCCGGCCCGGACCGGACAGTCGCTGCTGGTCACCTTCGAGCTGCTCCCGACCGGTACGGGGACCCGGATCCGCATGACCGAGACCGGCTTCCGCGAGATGGGATGGGAGGTGGCTCTCCTCGAGCAGCAGTACCAGGACCACGTGAGCGGGTGGGACCACTACATCCCCGCGCTGGGCAGGTACGTCGCGCGGCTGGTCTCCACCTCATGA
- a CDS encoding MBL fold metallo-hydrolase: protein MHLIKYGHACVRLEADDRVLVIDPGTFSEAEALDGVDEVLVTHEHPDHLDIAKLVAASQRNSAFRVYLPSAAIESAPELGGAAVAVDAGQRFTAAGFTVDVVGGAHAEIYDGLPGCANVGFVVDGTVYHPGDSLFVPPSPVATLLVPAAAPWLKLCEALDFVRAVRPKRAFPIHDATLNELGQEYFDGWLDFKGGTEYARIPVGESVTIR from the coding sequence ATGCATTTGATCAAATATGGCCACGCCTGTGTGCGCCTGGAGGCGGACGACCGGGTGCTGGTGATCGACCCGGGGACGTTCTCGGAGGCCGAAGCGCTCGACGGGGTCGACGAGGTGCTGGTGACGCACGAGCACCCCGACCACCTCGACATCGCCAAGCTCGTGGCGGCGAGTCAGCGCAACTCCGCGTTCCGGGTGTACCTGCCGTCGGCAGCGATCGAGTCGGCCCCCGAGCTGGGCGGCGCAGCGGTCGCCGTCGATGCGGGGCAGCGGTTCACGGCGGCCGGGTTCACCGTCGACGTCGTGGGCGGGGCACACGCCGAGATCTACGACGGTCTGCCCGGCTGCGCCAACGTCGGTTTCGTCGTCGACGGCACGGTCTACCACCCGGGCGACTCGCTGTTCGTCCCGCCGTCGCCGGTGGCGACGCTGCTCGTGCCGGCTGCCGCACCCTGGCTCAAGCTCTGCGAGGCGTTGGACTTCGTGCGGGCGGTGCGGCCGAAGCGGGCGTTCCCGATCCACGACGCCACGCTCAACGAGCTCGGCCAGGAGTACTTCGACGGCTGGTTGGACTTCAAGGGCGGCACCGAATACGCGCGCATCCCGGTCGGGGAGTCGGTGACAATCCGCTAA
- a CDS encoding L,D-transpeptidase family protein yields MKRRSVLLGAAAGLAAPAVLAPAAPALGATGSAAPVVATATIPRFTRPTVPRHNLAARLATLPSRAKQVLVVSGTGRSVSHATVEAYVRISDGGRWRPASAVLPVRIGSKGFSDNHVEGVPTTPTGTYAIGPTMYGIAANPGVRYPYHRLVSGDWWNENPTSSRYNSFQHSSTNPGGNSEALWKEVPAYTHFAVITYNMPPTVSKPVPYAGSGIFLHEFSASGGNATAGCVALAHEHLVPVLRWLDPALSPHIVLSPPTS; encoded by the coding sequence ATGAAGCGCAGATCAGTCCTGTTGGGCGCCGCCGCGGGCCTGGCGGCGCCGGCCGTGCTCGCCCCGGCGGCGCCCGCCCTCGGTGCGACCGGCTCGGCTGCGCCGGTCGTGGCCACCGCGACGATTCCCCGGTTCACCCGGCCGACAGTGCCGCGCCACAACCTGGCCGCCCGGTTGGCGACCCTGCCGTCACGGGCGAAGCAGGTCCTCGTCGTCAGCGGCACCGGCCGCTCCGTCAGCCACGCCACTGTGGAGGCGTACGTACGGATCAGCGACGGGGGGCGTTGGCGCCCCGCCTCGGCGGTGCTGCCCGTCCGGATCGGCTCCAAGGGATTCAGCGACAACCACGTCGAGGGGGTGCCGACCACGCCCACCGGGACCTACGCCATCGGCCCGACCATGTACGGCATCGCCGCGAACCCGGGGGTGCGATACCCGTACCACCGCCTGGTCAGTGGCGACTGGTGGAACGAGAACCCGACGTCGTCGCGCTACAACTCCTTCCAGCACAGCTCCACCAACCCCGGCGGCAACAGCGAGGCGTTGTGGAAGGAGGTGCCCGCCTACACGCACTTCGCGGTGATCACGTACAACATGCCGCCCACGGTGAGCAAGCCGGTGCCGTACGCGGGCAGCGGGATCTTCCTGCACGAGTTCAGCGCCAGTGGCGGCAACGCCACCGCCGGCTGCGTCGCCCTGGCCCACGAGCATCTGGTTCCCGTGCTGCGGTGGCTGGACCCGGCGCTCTCGCCGCACATCGTGCTCAGCCCTCCGACCAGCTAG
- a CDS encoding HAD family hydrolase, translating to MTVDQAARRQAQVLIFDADDTLWENNVVFERVIDDFLAWLDHPTLDRVELRAVLDDIERANTVAHGYGSKVFLRSLADCLERLRERPATDAERQEIDRLAVALVEHRVELMPGVADALDELAGRHELLLLTKGDQVEQQRKLDACGLLHHFRAAHIVAEKDVDTYRWLVREHGFDPVDAWMIGNSPKSDILPARAAGLNAVFIPNENTWVLEDDELDPTDAHLLRLAAFRDLLRHF from the coding sequence ATGACTGTGGACCAGGCGGCGCGCCGACAGGCGCAGGTGCTGATCTTCGACGCGGACGACACGTTGTGGGAGAACAACGTCGTGTTCGAGCGGGTGATCGACGATTTCCTGGCCTGGCTCGACCACCCCACGCTGGACCGGGTCGAGCTGCGGGCCGTCCTCGACGACATCGAGCGGGCCAACACGGTGGCGCACGGCTACGGCAGCAAGGTCTTCCTGCGCAGCCTGGCGGACTGCCTGGAGCGGCTACGTGAGCGACCGGCGACCGACGCCGAGCGCCAGGAGATCGACCGGCTGGCGGTGGCCCTGGTCGAGCACCGGGTGGAGCTGATGCCCGGGGTGGCCGACGCGCTCGACGAACTGGCCGGCCGGCACGAGTTGCTGTTGCTGACCAAGGGGGACCAGGTCGAGCAGCAGCGCAAGTTGGACGCGTGCGGGCTGCTGCACCACTTCCGGGCCGCACACATCGTCGCCGAGAAGGACGTCGACACCTACCGGTGGCTGGTCCGGGAGCACGGGTTCGACCCGGTCGACGCCTGGATGATCGGCAACTCGCCGAAATCTGACATCCTGCCGGCCCGGGCCGCCGGGCTGAACGCGGTGTTCATTCCGAATGAGAACACCTGGGTTCTGGAGGACGACGAACTGGACCCGACCGACGCCCACCTGCTGCGCCTGGCCGCGTTCCGCGACCTGCTGCGGCACTTCTGA
- a CDS encoding ArsR/SmtB family transcription factor: MSTAVDDDLWSAIGDPIRRTMIDLLLAGGPGTATSLSERLPVTRQAVSKHLAVLDRVGLVHAPPAGRERHYQVDEAQLARAVAQLSAVGSTWDARLRRIKRIAEAIERDRHNDEGE, encoded by the coding sequence ATGAGCACCGCTGTCGACGACGACCTGTGGTCGGCGATCGGCGACCCCATCCGGCGCACGATGATCGACCTTCTGCTCGCCGGGGGGCCCGGCACCGCCACGTCACTGAGCGAGCGACTACCCGTCACCCGCCAGGCCGTCTCGAAGCACCTCGCGGTCCTGGACCGGGTCGGTCTGGTGCACGCCCCGCCGGCCGGTCGGGAGCGGCACTACCAGGTCGACGAGGCGCAGCTCGCCCGAGCCGTCGCCCAGTTGTCAGCGGTCGGCTCCACCTGGGACGCCCGACTCCGCCGGATCAAGCGGATCGCCGAGGCGATCGAACGCGACCGCCACAACGACGAAGGAGAATGA
- a CDS encoding VOC family protein, translating into MIARFKDLCLDASNPRLLGAFWARILDADVADAGGEDTRVDPRAARSGAESIWVNQVPEPRTGKTRVHLDLRLAGAEPSALIAAGARLLRAPSGDVTWWVLADPEGNPFCAFAALEGTRPGPFELVVDSADPAAQAAWWAGVVGGTAEYGSGTASVVGAAGFPWDRWVFDAVPEPKTVKNRMHWDVDLVDPEPMALIAAGATLLREPQDESRWWVLADPEGNEFCAFAPRPIG; encoded by the coding sequence GTGATCGCCCGTTTCAAGGACCTCTGTCTGGACGCTTCCAACCCGCGCCTGCTGGGTGCCTTCTGGGCCCGGATCCTGGACGCGGACGTGGCCGACGCCGGAGGCGAGGACACCCGCGTCGACCCGCGTGCCGCCCGCTCGGGCGCCGAGTCGATCTGGGTGAACCAGGTGCCGGAGCCGCGTACCGGCAAGACCCGCGTACACCTGGATCTGCGGCTGGCCGGCGCGGAGCCGTCGGCGCTGATCGCGGCCGGCGCCCGGCTGCTCCGCGCACCGTCCGGGGACGTGACCTGGTGGGTGCTCGCCGACCCGGAGGGCAACCCGTTCTGCGCGTTCGCGGCGCTCGAGGGCACCCGACCGGGCCCGTTCGAGCTGGTCGTGGACTCTGCCGATCCGGCCGCCCAGGCGGCCTGGTGGGCCGGCGTGGTCGGTGGCACCGCCGAGTACGGCTCCGGTACCGCGTCGGTGGTCGGTGCGGCCGGGTTCCCGTGGGACCGCTGGGTGTTCGACGCGGTGCCCGAGCCCAAGACGGTCAAGAACCGGATGCACTGGGACGTCGACCTGGTCGACCCCGAGCCGATGGCGCTGATCGCGGCGGGCGCGACGCTGCTGCGCGAGCCGCAGGACGAGAGCCGTTGGTGGGTCCTGGCCGACCCGGAGGGCAACGAGTTCTGCGCCTTCGCACCGCGTCCCATCGGGTGA
- a CDS encoding TetR/AcrR family transcriptional regulator codes for MSGPAEGATEEDRRDLIVAVARELAEVEGWTGVSPRRLAERAEVDVGDLYRHFADQEALLAAVAVCAFADLAADLAEAHAEATGGPERVWPAVAGAYLDFAYANPEVYDAMLALTPDLALGVDGVPAAPRGVFAELRAALTPLAEGRDPDTLVEVGWSLLHGMVMLTRGGRLRPEAQEERESMIGERLFRWPCPQAAEADGNRLGASRDMP; via the coding sequence GTGTCCGGACCTGCCGAGGGAGCCACCGAAGAGGACCGGCGTGACCTCATCGTCGCGGTCGCGCGGGAGTTGGCTGAGGTCGAGGGCTGGACGGGGGTGAGCCCTCGGCGGCTGGCCGAGCGGGCCGAGGTCGACGTCGGCGACCTCTACCGGCACTTCGCGGATCAGGAGGCGCTGCTCGCCGCCGTGGCGGTGTGCGCCTTCGCCGACCTGGCCGCCGACCTGGCCGAGGCGCACGCGGAGGCGACCGGCGGTCCGGAACGGGTCTGGCCGGCGGTGGCCGGCGCGTACCTCGACTTCGCGTACGCGAATCCGGAGGTCTACGACGCGATGCTCGCGCTGACCCCGGACCTGGCCCTCGGCGTCGACGGCGTGCCGGCCGCGCCCCGGGGCGTCTTCGCCGAGTTGCGGGCGGCCCTGACCCCGCTGGCCGAGGGGCGTGACCCGGACACCCTGGTTGAGGTGGGCTGGAGCCTGCTGCACGGCATGGTGATGCTCACCCGGGGTGGCCGGCTTCGCCCCGAGGCGCAGGAGGAGCGGGAGTCGATGATCGGGGAACGGCTGTTCCGGTGGCCCTGCCCGCAGGCCGCCGAGGCGGACGGAAACCGGTTGGGCGCGTCGCGCGACATGCCCTAA
- a CDS encoding SRPBCC family protein encodes MVDILHRVGVVAPIDDVYRAVATPEGIAGWWTTDTVGKSEVGGHLAFRFGDVGGFDMEVLELDPSGRVRWRVTDGPEEWIGTEIGWRLDQRGEYTIVQFTHEGWREPVEFMHHCSTKWATFLMSLKELVETGRGRPAPDDVRIGDWH; translated from the coding sequence ATGGTCGACATCCTGCACCGGGTCGGCGTCGTCGCCCCGATCGACGACGTCTACCGAGCGGTGGCAACGCCAGAGGGCATCGCCGGCTGGTGGACGACCGACACGGTCGGCAAGAGCGAGGTTGGCGGGCACCTGGCTTTCCGGTTCGGCGACGTCGGTGGCTTCGACATGGAGGTCCTGGAACTCGATCCCTCCGGCCGCGTGCGGTGGCGGGTCACCGACGGCCCCGAGGAATGGATCGGAACCGAGATCGGCTGGCGCCTCGACCAGCGTGGCGAGTACACGATCGTCCAGTTCACGCACGAGGGCTGGCGCGAGCCGGTCGAGTTCATGCACCACTGCAGCACCAAGTGGGCGACGTTCCTCATGAGTCTCAAGGAGCTTGTGGAGACCGGCCGTGGCAGGCCGGCGCCGGACGACGTCCGGATCGGCGACTGGCACTGA